Genomic segment of Arachis hypogaea cultivar Tifrunner chromosome 11, arahy.Tifrunner.gnm2.J5K5, whole genome shotgun sequence:
AGAGGTATAAGGTACCCTCCATTTCATCCTCCTTCTCGCTATACTGCATTTACTAACATGATGCTTTCTTTCGTCGTTCCTAATCCAAAATCCCTGATTCCTATCACTTTATAACTGTTAGGTTACAGACTACTTGTGCTGcatcttattcttctttttcttctcatattTTACTTTGTGTTGATGATCcgattcttttattttaaataataatagggCTTTTATGGAGTCGGAATTGCCTGTGTTTAAGGAGAAGAATCCTCAATTAGAGGTTGTTACTGAACTCATTCGTGGTCAGCATCCACATTTGAAGGCCTTTTACAGTAAGATTTCttctttgttaattaattaacaaaagttGGATTGTACAACTCACTCGGGGGATCTTTTCTTGGCTAATTACTAAAAGTTGAATGAGTGATTGTGATGGGAATTACAGAGAACAAAAACGAGCGAGTTATATGCGTGAAGAACATGGATCCAGAAGATGTACTTCACCATGCAACGAGGCTAAGGAATGCATTGGGAAGAAAGGTGATCAAACTGAGGACAAGGCATGTAACCAAGCGCCCTAGTGTGCAAGGTACATGGACAACTGCTCTTCgattttaagaataataacaaGTCCAGAGTGTAGTGTTCCAAACTTG
This window contains:
- the LOC112722617 gene encoding large ribosomal subunit protein mL43, whose product is MALRGVWQLQKLIVSYCNWGGSSRGIRAFMESELPVFKEKNPQLEVVTELIRGQHPHLKAFYKNKNERVICVKNMDPEDVLHHATRLRNALGRKVIKLRTRHVTKRPSVQGTWTTALRF